Sequence from the Methanosarcina siciliae T4/M genome:
CTGGTCATCCACGCAGGCGACCAGCATCCTGGCAAAGGGATAGGAAAGGAGTTCAGAGAGCACCTGGGCTTCCCCTGATACGGGGGACTTTTTTATTTCCCCTTCAAGAGCTTCCTTTACTCTTTCTATTCCGCGAGCTCTTGCGGTCCTGTAAGCCCGTGAATTGAGCAGGCTTTCCAGGGAAATTCCCAGGTTTTCAACGTGGGCAGATGCTTCTGAAATAAATGGGTAATATGCAAGTTTTTCGGCCTGCATGCCATCCTTAGTCTGATTCTATTCTAGGGGCCAGGAGGTAAGATATTCTACCTGCACCGTTTGCAATTTCAAAGTCAATCAGGATAGGGAAATCCCTGCCAAGAGAGAGAGTAACCTCATTTACCTTGTTTGTGGGCTTGACTATATCTGTCAGGTAGTCCAGGGAGAAGAGGGAACAGGCTTCACCTGCTTTCAGGTCGATTAACTGGTCTCTGCCCATTTCCAGGCGGACCTGATCTGTATCGCCCTTAGCTTCCATATAGAAAGTATCTCCGGAGACCCCCATGAGCATATGGTCGCTTATCTTTTCTGCGGCTTTTACGGCACGCCTAAGGTCTGCACCGTTCAGGACAACTTTGGCAGGCAGCTCGAGCTGGGGAACTCTGGGTTCCGCACGGATTGTTGAAGGGTCCAGCAGGGAAAGAGTATAGGACAGCCCTCCTACATCGATCAGGAGTTTATTGCTTTCTTCTTCAAGTTCCATCCTGACTGTATCGTTCCTGTCTGCAATTCCCAGAAGGTCGGTAATCTTGTTCAGGTCAAGTCCTATCTCACACTCATCAGCGCTGTATTCCTCAAAAGCCGATGACCCAAGTTCAAAAATTCCCATTGCAACGTTGGCAGGGTCAACTGCTTTTACCGAAATCCCTTCGGGTTTAATTTTGAACCTAACCTCATCTACAATTACAGCCAGTGAGGCAATCGCGTCTTTCAGAAGCTCTGCATTAATTGCTGCCTTGAACATGATTCTTCTCCATCAAATAAATTTAAGCCTTAAACCCTTATCTATCCTTGGATATATAAATTTCCTTACAATTTGGGACTTTTTTTCCTTTTAGGGAAAACCCCTAATAGGAATAAGTAGCCATATATGGAATCTGGTTAAACCAGTAGATTCAAAGTCCCGGCAACTATATAAATCTTGGTCAGAAAATCAGAAAGCTTCAGGCTCTACCTGAAACATAAAAGAAGTTCTGACCTGAGAATTAGTTTTCCAAAAGTACATTTTCCAGAACTACGTTTTTTAGAAAGGCCGGAAGAAAAATTATGGAATTCAGTCGTATTCTCTCCACGTAAACCCGCACTTTGTACACTTGAAGAAACGGGTTTCGGACTCGTCAGCGGATCTCAGTTGTCTGAGCCACCAGGCTGCAGTGTTGTTCCCGCACTCCGGGCATTTTACATTCGTTGTTGGCAGGCCTGACGTCTGCTCCCCTTCGAGTACCACTACTTCATGATCATCAATCTTGGCTTTAGAGACAAAATTCTCTGCATCACTTTCAATCGGTATTATGTTTCCACACTTCCTGCAATGGTAGTTGCCGTCTTTAGGAAACATCATACTTTTACATTTGGGACAGAACTGCATCAATATCACTTTTTGCGTCATTTATCATTTTATTGTGGTCAAAAGCCAGCTCAGGAATAGAATCGAACTCAAAAAGTTCAACGGCATCAGCGTCAGATCCTGATTTCGGATCTCCGTATCCTTTCGCAAGGTAACACACCGAGACCGTATGCCTTCTCGGATCGCGTTCAGGGTCGGAATAGACACCGATGAGTTTGAGAATCTCTATGGAAAGCCCCGTTTCTTCAAAAGCTTCCCTTGAAGCTGCTTCTTCTGTGCTTTCCCCTATTTCAACGAAGCCACCAGGAAGGGCAAATTTTCCCTGGTATGGAGGGTTTTTTCTCTTCACCAGAACAAGCTTGTTTTTAAAGAGAATTACAGCGTCAACAGTCAGGTTTGGGGTATTGTGTTTCATAAAACTCCTTCAAAGTTCACTTTCCGGGAAATATTTTTCCTCTTCCAATCTCCTTCCTGATTAGCTTTTTGTGGCGGCTTTGCCATATAAATAATATATTAGTATAGTGCCTATTGTAGAAACTCGTCATCATATTTCAATTATTCTTATCAACTTTTTTATCCTTTCTCAATTCTGTTTCTAGTTATTCTCCGGTTCTCAGGGCTATGAGCCGAGTTCCATAAAGCAAAAAAGCCACTTACACAGTAGTCTTTATTAAATGTTTCTCTTTTGCAGGTTCCCAAAAAGTTCTTTATTACTTTTTTAAGAACCATTCTGCTCAGATTATTTTTCTTATATGTCCGGAGTATTTTTCTTATATATCCGGAGTATTTTTCTTATAAATAGAGGTCCTTTATAATCGTTATTTTTCTATAATAGGAATTTGTTACCTATCTACAGGGTTCCCAATCTCCTCATATGCTGACTATAGAAATCTGCGCAGGTATTTATATATCAGAGTTATTCCAGGTGCGTATGATCTGCAATAAGGTATGCATTTGCCAGTGCCCTGTCACAGCTTTTCAAGGAGTAACAATTCATAAGGCCATGAATCTGCTGGCTGTAGGTTCGTTATGTCAATAAAATCCATAAGCTTTGAATTCCTTTATACTTATAATCATAAAAACTTCAAGTCATTTATAGAAGCTCTATGGAAATCTATTAATTATTTTAGGGAATTTCATGTTCTACTTTCCGGAAACTTCAGAACTTGTTCGGGATCTTCCAGTATCACAGAAGAAAAAGGGAATTTGGAATTTCTTGAGCCCGGACAAAAAGGTGCGTGAAAAATGATAGAAAGTGTACTCTGGCTCGCAGTCGGGTTAATGATTGCGTCATCCGTTATTCCCAGGACCTCAAGGGTTCGTAAACTGGTAGGGGGAATAGGATGGGGTGTGTTTTCCATCCATTGGGGTTACCAGCCTCTCCACTACATCGAGATTCAGGACTATGCTAATGTGGTCCTTACATTTTTATTTGCCCTGTTATGTTTACTTGTTGCATATACCATGCTTCGGGAGTACAGGGAAGGTCCTCTTCTTATAAAACAGAATAGAGAAGTGGTGCATTCGGAAATTTCAGCTCCTGGTGAAGGTGAGTCCCTTGACATAACTTCGATGCTTACGAGTGCAAGTGCTCTTGGAGCTCTTGTTTATTTCCCGTTTGCAAATTTTTCTACCCTGAATACCTGGATTATTGGGAATGTTACTTCACAGGTTCTCTGGGTTCTTCAATACTTCGAGATTCCGGCATCCTTGAAAGCCTGGAATATGATAACTCTTAACGGCTATACTGTTGAGATTATCCTTGCCTGTACTGCAATTGAAAGCATAGCTCTTTTTATGGGGTTAATAGGCGCGGTCAAAGCGCCCCTTAACCGTCTGGTCATGGCTTTCATCGTATCCGTGCCTGTGATCTATGTGCTTAACCTCATCAGAGATATTTTTGTGGTTATAGCCTATGGAGAACAGTGGTTTGGGGTTGATAGTTTCGTAATTGCCCATAACTATATTGCGAAGGCAGGTTCGGGGATCGCTCTCTTTGCAATTTCATATGTAGTACTCAAAATTCTGCCTGAGTTGCTTGGAATGATCGATGGCCTCTGGGTAATACTTTCCGAAGAATTGAAATATCTTCTGCATAGATTTGCTGAGGATTGAGATCAATGATTGCAAAAGGATCCGAACCCTGGCTTTTCACAGCTTCATCCGTAACTGCTCTGTTTGCAATTCTCTCCCGGGCAACGGATAGTTTACCATTCCTTAATCATGTAGCTCACATGGGGATGGCATTAACTTTCTTTATGGTTATCTTTTTCAGGGACCCCGAAAGAAAGGTAGAAATCTCTGACGCTTATATGATTTCTCCTGCCGATGGTACGGTTATCGACATCAGGGACAGGAAAATCTGTATTTTTATGTTTCTTCAGAACGTACATGTAAACAGAGCTCCGATTTCCGGAATAATCAGGGAAATTACCTACAAGAAAGGTGGCTATCTCCCTGCTTTTTGTAAGGATTCGGAAAGGAATGAAAGAAACGAGTTCGTTATTCATAGCAAGTACGGGGATGTAGAGGTCACACAGATTGCAGGCACTATTGCCCGCAGGATTGTCACATATTCGAATGTGAATGACATTGTAGACCAGGGACAGCGTATCGGGATGATCCGTTTCGGGTCAAGAGTCGATGTAACAATTCCTCATGATTTTGATATCACCGTCTGTAAAGGGGAGCGGGTGCTTGCAGGCAAAAGCGTTATAGCAACAATAAAGAATGACAGGGACTTTTGATATGAACGTATTTCAAATGTTAAGGCTCCCGGATATGGTTTCTCTTTTGAACCTGATCTGCGGGATTGGCTCCATTGCAGTAGCTGCTCAGAGTAACTCTTTTGGCTTTGCTTTGATATTACTCCTGATTGCGGCAATTGCAGACGGAGCAGACGGATACATCGCCCGCAGGTTCAAAGGAGGAGAACTCGGGGAGCAACTCGACTCCCTCGCCGATGCAGTCTCTTTTGGGGTCGCTCCCGCTCTTCTCATCTTCCTGGAGTTCGGAGAACAGGATCCTCTTGTCGCGATATTTGCAGCTTTCTATGCTGTATGCGGAGTGCTAAGGCTCGCCCGTTTCAATTCTACGATATCTACCTCGAAGCCCGGATTTGAAGGACTCCCCATCACCGCAGGTTGTATTATGCTGGTTACCTATCTTTTGCTTGGAGAAAGTATCGTAGGTATAGCCTTTTTGCTGGCTCTGACTTTAGCTCTTTCTATCCTTATGGTGAGTTCCGTAAGTTATCCCAAGATCCGGGATACCAGGGTCCTTGCTTTTGTAGCTGCGGTTTTCGGGATTACTATTCTTCTGTACTTTATTGATCTGGAGTACATGCGGCTTTTTTCTTTCCTGCCCTTCATTCTTATGCTTACTTACCTGTTTTCTCCTTTCCTGAAGGTCCCTCTGATCAGCCCTGTTAACAGTAAGGAGCAGGGGAACAAAAAGGGACTGAAAGCCGGAGGGAGAAATGAAAAGCAGTAAAGGCAGTTTAAATATTACTGTAGTTTCCTGTAGTTTCGAACTTAAATATTCACACTTAAATTACATTTAACCACTCAATAACTGGTATTTGATTCTAATTTCTCACAGCACATTGAATCAACAGGGCAGATCGAATTAACAGACGCGCATTGGTTCGTCATGATTACATTGTATCAGC
This genomic interval carries:
- a CDS encoding DNA polymerase sliding clamp; the protein is MFKAAINAELLKDAIASLAVIVDEVRFKIKPEGISVKAVDPANVAMGIFELGSSAFEEYSADECEIGLDLNKITDLLGIADRNDTVRMELEEESNKLLIDVGGLSYTLSLLDPSTIRAEPRVPQLELPAKVVLNGADLRRAVKAAEKISDHMLMGVSGDTFYMEAKGDTDQVRLEMGRDQLIDLKAGEACSLFSLDYLTDIVKPTNKVNEVTLSLGRDFPILIDFEIANGAGRISYLLAPRIESD
- a CDS encoding transcription factor S is translated as MQFCPKCKSMMFPKDGNYHCRKCGNIIPIESDAENFVSKAKIDDHEVVVLEGEQTSGLPTTNVKCPECGNNTAAWWLRQLRSADESETRFFKCTKCGFTWREYD
- a CDS encoding NUDIX domain-containing protein — its product is MKHNTPNLTVDAVILFKNKLVLVKRKNPPYQGKFALPGGFVEIGESTEEAASREAFEETGLSIEILKLIGVYSDPERDPRRHTVSVCYLAKGYGDPKSGSDADAVELFEFDSIPELAFDHNKMINDAKSDIDAVLSQM
- the artA gene encoding archaeosortase A — protein: MIESVLWLAVGLMIASSVIPRTSRVRKLVGGIGWGVFSIHWGYQPLHYIEIQDYANVVLTFLFALLCLLVAYTMLREYREGPLLIKQNREVVHSEISAPGEGESLDITSMLTSASALGALVYFPFANFSTLNTWIIGNVTSQVLWVLQYFEIPASLKAWNMITLNGYTVEIILACTAIESIALFMGLIGAVKAPLNRLVMAFIVSVPVIYVLNLIRDIFVVIAYGEQWFGVDSFVIAHNYIAKAGSGIALFAISYVVLKILPELLGMIDGLWVILSEELKYLLHRFAED
- a CDS encoding phosphatidylserine decarboxylase; translation: MIAKGSEPWLFTASSVTALFAILSRATDSLPFLNHVAHMGMALTFFMVIFFRDPERKVEISDAYMISPADGTVIDIRDRKICIFMFLQNVHVNRAPISGIIREITYKKGGYLPAFCKDSERNERNEFVIHSKYGDVEVTQIAGTIARRIVTYSNVNDIVDQGQRIGMIRFGSRVDVTIPHDFDITVCKGERVLAGKSVIATIKNDRDF
- a CDS encoding archaetidylserine synthase; this translates as MTGTFDMNVFQMLRLPDMVSLLNLICGIGSIAVAAQSNSFGFALILLLIAAIADGADGYIARRFKGGELGEQLDSLADAVSFGVAPALLIFLEFGEQDPLVAIFAAFYAVCGVLRLARFNSTISTSKPGFEGLPITAGCIMLVTYLLLGESIVGIAFLLALTLALSILMVSSVSYPKIRDTRVLAFVAAVFGITILLYFIDLEYMRLFSFLPFILMLTYLFSPFLKVPLISPVNSKEQGNKKGLKAGGRNEKQ